Within the Aspergillus luchuensis IFO 4308 DNA, chromosome 5, nearly complete sequence genome, the region CTGGGTTACTAGTGATGCAGTAGTGCGCGGTATGTCTCGAGATTTATCGCCTATGTGCTAGTCTTGGCTGTTTCACTGACCATGGGCTCATGCCATTCCTATAAGGCATTTTGTACGACGACACTGCGGTTCATCCTATGCGACTCAGGCTCTGGAGGAACTTCAACATCTGCTGTCTTGCAATctggcagaagcagaaggatttGACTCGGGCTTCGATGAAGGCGAACATTCCTCTTCCCGACCCATGTCTGGACATTCCACAAATAGAAACATTTGGTGAGGAGCTGATTGCTATCTGTGGCAGGATAGAAAGGCATGGACTAGTGGACTATGGGGTCGGggtctgggaagaagagattctcTCCAGTAAGGTCACCCGTCAGGTTATACGCTGCTTGCGTTGCTGACCTTTCCGTAGTCCTTCATCAGTGTTGGTCATTAAGTCAGACGCTTTCGACACAGTTGCGGATGCTCGACCAGTTAGCCGATCGAGATGGCCAGATGAGTCAGTCAATTTGTGCTGGCCAACGACAATAGCGGGTGTTCAATATGGTTGGCATCCTGTCGGGGATGCGATGTGATTGTCATGGACTCATAAGTGGACTAGCATGTGACCTAGCGGGGTAGATTGTCGGCCTGAAGCGACCATCAGCGAGTCATTCATCAAGCAAGCTCCATACCCCAAAATGCCTCAGCACCTAACAACATTTCGACTATCTACAAATACATGCACCGCGGAACAAGTCATCTCAGGCCTGCGGGAGCATTTCGAGACGGAGGTATTCAGAGGACTCCCCAAGGACGAGGTATACGTCGAGAGCCCGCTCGACGCTGATGCATTGGACCGCCTGAAACCTATCCTTTCGCTAGTCTGTGACGGCGTGAGTACCCGACCTTTACTCAAATTCTCTCTCGGGGCCGTCTCCTGACATTACCGTAGCCAGTGCGCGTAATACTTTCAAGGGTCATGGGAAAGACAATCCTGCACTCCCGTTTTCCATGCCTCCACTTCCCAGTCCTGATCTACGAGTCTTCGCTACTCGATGGAAAGCCATTAGAGCTAGGACGCGGCGTGTATACGGACAGGGATGTCAGTCTGACCGGGAGATTGGTTCTAACAACAATTGTTCCCACGTTTGTCAAAGTCATATTTGAGCCTTCGGAGTCACCTTAGGTCGCGGGACCGAAAATGAATCCCGCGGGACCTACCAGCCATCCCCAGTGTCATCTTGATGAATGTCCATGGAAACAAACGTCTCCCATGGTACCTGATATTCTGTACTTAGATGCGACATGTAACCACGAGCAGACAGATCAATTCTCGGTTCTTGAATGCCTTGGGGAAGAGGCGCCggggatgggaaggacaATGAATGGGTTGGGCAGGCAAGTGCGCTCTGCACCAGGTTGCTTTCTCCGTAGAACTCATGGCTTATGGTTATTAGCCTTCATATTCTCTTTCATTGATGCGGGTGAATCCATACCCAAAGTGTTTCCCACTGAAGGAGGGTGAGCCGCATCTAGCTGAACCGTACGATGACCAGGGAGCCCCGATGAATGAAAGGAAGGAGCCAACCCATCCAGGCGAGCGCATTGATCGTTCGCGACGTCAACCTGTAGGCCGAGATCTCCTGTTTGTCGCCTCTTCAGAGATGTTGATAC harbors:
- a CDS encoding uncharacterized protein (COG:S;~EggNog:ENOG410PQ5R), encoding MRLRLWRNFNICCLAIWQKQKDLTRASMKANIPLPDPCLDIPQIETFGEELIAICGRIERHGLVDYGVGVWEEEILSILHQCWSLSQTLSTQLRMLDQLADRDGQMSQSICAGQRQ